A region of Frederiksenia canicola DNA encodes the following proteins:
- a CDS encoding BolA family protein — translation MDPKQIEDILKNALELDEVHVQGDGSHYGVIAVSDVFASLSKVKQQQMIYAPLTDLFATNAIHALTIKTFTTEQWKRERLLNMAS, via the coding sequence ATGGACCCAAAACAAATCGAAGACATCTTAAAAAATGCGTTAGAACTAGATGAAGTACACGTTCAAGGTGATGGATCGCACTATGGCGTGATTGCGGTAAGCGATGTATTTGCTTCCTTATCAAAAGTTAAGCAGCAGCAAATGATCTATGCACCACTTACTGACCTTTTCGCAACAAACGCTATTCATGCCTTAACGATTAAAACCTTTACCACTGAACAGTGGAAAAGAGAACGCTTGCTAAATATGGCAAGTTAA
- a CDS encoding STAS domain-containing protein → MSKVVTPLEWNIQQNSESVMIRLFGDLTRDTLLPLWQQRASFLSPKPNQHIYWNLESLNQIDSAGFTLLAEMLNHYQKQNTNGIMNAPNSIKKLAELFDLDEWLRPFLYCEKLK, encoded by the coding sequence ATGAGCAAAGTTGTTACGCCACTTGAATGGAATATCCAGCAAAATAGTGAAAGTGTGATGATTCGCTTATTCGGGGATTTAACTCGTGACACGTTGCTTCCGCTTTGGCAGCAACGTGCTTCTTTTTTATCACCGAAACCGAATCAACATATTTATTGGAATTTGGAGTCATTAAATCAGATCGATTCTGCGGGCTTTACCTTGTTAGCAGAAATGCTGAATCATTACCAAAAACAGAATACAAACGGTATAATGAACGCACCAAATTCAATCAAAAAACTTGCTGAGCTATTTGACTTAGATGAGTGGCTCCGCCCTTTTTTATATTGTGAGAAACTAAAATAA
- the mlaC gene encoding phospholipid-binding protein MlaC: MIKTLKKVLVAGVVAFSTLLSTAAFANPYTLMQQTADKLFGDIKASQSKIKADPNYLRTIVRNDLMPHVHVKYAGQLVLGKNLSAATDAQKDAFFNAFGQFIEQSYAQVLTQYSNQKVEIESEKPLGDKTIVSIRVNVLQSGNTQPIKLDFKWRKNSRTGEWQAYDMAAEGVSMVATKQNEWSGILRQKGIDALTTQVAESAKQPITLGK, from the coding sequence ATGATTAAAACCTTGAAAAAAGTATTGGTTGCAGGTGTTGTGGCATTTTCAACATTATTATCAACAGCGGCATTCGCTAACCCATATACGTTAATGCAACAAACTGCAGATAAATTGTTTGGTGATATCAAAGCAAGCCAAAGCAAAATTAAGGCAGATCCAAACTACCTTCGTACCATTGTGCGTAATGACTTAATGCCACATGTACACGTAAAATACGCTGGTCAATTGGTATTAGGTAAAAACTTATCAGCGGCAACCGATGCTCAAAAAGACGCATTTTTCAATGCTTTTGGTCAATTTATTGAACAATCTTATGCACAAGTTTTAACGCAATATAGCAATCAAAAAGTAGAAATTGAGAGTGAAAAACCACTTGGCGATAAAACAATTGTAAGCATTCGAGTGAATGTATTGCAATCGGGTAACACTCAACCAATTAAGCTTGATTTCAAATGGCGTAAAAATAGCCGTACTGGTGAATGGCAGGCATATGATATGGCGGCAGAAGGCGTGAGTATGGTCGCAACGAAACAGAATGAATGGAGCGGAATTTTACGCCAAAAAGGCATTGATGCTTTAACAACACAGGTTGCCGAGTCTGCGAAACAGCCAATTACATTGGGCAAATAA
- the mlaD gene encoding outer membrane lipid asymmetry maintenance protein MlaD: MRQSIKYEFWVGLFVLLGFAALVFLGLRVANVQGFSAEKTYTLYATFDNIGGLKARAPIKVGGVVVGRVSDIQLDEKTYTPKVTLAINEKFDQIPDTSSLSIKTAGLLGEQYIALNIGFTLEGETAMLKEGDSFGDTNSAMVLEDLIGQFLYGDKKKTDGDTAEPKAE, encoded by the coding sequence ATGCGTCAATCAATTAAGTATGAATTCTGGGTAGGATTATTCGTATTACTCGGCTTTGCAGCATTGGTTTTTTTAGGATTGCGTGTTGCAAATGTGCAAGGTTTTTCTGCTGAAAAAACTTACACTCTTTACGCAACTTTTGATAATATCGGCGGACTAAAAGCCCGTGCTCCAATTAAGGTTGGTGGTGTGGTGGTTGGACGAGTTTCAGATATTCAGCTTGATGAGAAAACTTACACACCTAAAGTGACTCTTGCGATTAATGAGAAATTTGATCAAATTCCTGATACAAGTTCACTCTCAATTAAAACCGCAGGCTTATTGGGTGAACAATACATCGCACTAAATATTGGCTTTACCCTTGAAGGTGAAACTGCCATGTTGAAAGAAGGCGATAGCTTTGGCGATACAAATTCCGCCATGGTGCTTGAAGATTTAATTGGTCAGTTTTTATATGGCGACAAAAAGAAAACTGATGGAGATACCGCTGAACCGAAAGCGGAATGA
- the mlaE gene encoding lipid asymmetry maintenance ABC transporter permease subunit MlaE, with amino-acid sequence MIDFISSIGISAVKSIRAFGRSSFMLWGALIGKPEFRKHSPLLIKQLYVLGVQSLLIIILSGLFIGMVLGLQGYVVLVDFSAETSLGQLVSLSLLRELGPVVTALLFAGRAGSALTAEIGLMKATEQLSSLEMMAIDPLRRIIAPRFWAGIIAMPILAIIFTAIGIWGGSLVGVDWKGVDSGSFWSVMQNSVTLNDLLNGFIKSIVFAFAVVWIALFNGYDAMPTSEGISQATTRTVVNASLMVLGLDFVLTAIMFGG; translated from the coding sequence ATGATTGATTTTATTTCATCAATCGGCATATCTGCGGTTAAATCTATTCGAGCCTTTGGTCGATCTAGCTTTATGCTATGGGGGGCATTAATTGGTAAGCCTGAATTTCGTAAGCATTCTCCACTGTTGATCAAGCAACTGTATGTACTTGGTGTTCAATCCTTACTGATTATTATTCTGTCAGGTTTATTTATTGGGATGGTTCTAGGTTTGCAGGGGTATGTGGTTTTGGTTGATTTTTCAGCTGAAACGAGTTTAGGGCAGCTTGTATCCCTTTCGTTACTACGTGAGCTCGGACCTGTTGTTACCGCCTTACTGTTTGCGGGTAGGGCAGGTTCAGCATTAACTGCAGAAATTGGTTTAATGAAAGCCACAGAGCAACTTTCTAGCCTTGAAATGATGGCGATTGATCCGCTTCGGCGTATTATTGCCCCCCGTTTTTGGGCGGGTATTATTGCGATGCCGATTTTAGCGATTATTTTTACGGCAATTGGCATTTGGGGCGGATCATTAGTGGGTGTGGATTGGAAAGGTGTTGATTCAGGCAGTTTCTGGTCGGTAATGCAAAATAGTGTGACACTCAACGATCTACTCAATGGCTTTATTAAGAGTATTGTTTTTGCTTTTGCAGTAGTCTGGATTGCGTTATTCAATGGTTATGATGCCATGCCAACAAGTGAAGGGATCAGCCAAGCGACAACACGAACAGTGGTTAACGCTTCTTTAATGGTGCTTGGGTTAGATTTTGTGTTAACAGCAATCATGTTCGGTGGTTAA
- the mlaF gene encoding phospholipid ABC transporter ATP-binding protein MlaF, producing MSDTKNLVEVKGLTFKRGERVIYDNLNLQVQKGKITAIMGPSGIGKTTLLRLIGGQLVPDAGQILFDGENVCHSSNKTLYQIRQRMGMLFQSGALFTDLSTFDNVAFPIREHTELPEELIRKLVLMKLEAVGLRGAAHLMPSELSGGMARRAALARAIALDPDLIMYDEPFAGQDPICMAVIVSLIKKLNEALNLTSIVVSHDVNEVLSIADYAYIVADKRVIAKGSPNQLLASQDPKVIQFLTGKEDGPVRFHYPAEDYTKELFQ from the coding sequence ATGTCTGATACCAAAAATTTGGTTGAAGTAAAAGGTCTTACCTTTAAACGAGGTGAAAGAGTGATTTACGACAACCTGAATCTTCAAGTACAGAAAGGAAAAATCACTGCCATAATGGGGCCGTCAGGGATTGGAAAAACCACTTTGCTTCGTTTAATTGGTGGTCAGCTAGTGCCAGATGCTGGGCAGATTTTGTTTGATGGTGAAAATGTTTGCCACTCATCGAATAAGACGCTATATCAAATTCGTCAGCGAATGGGAATGTTATTTCAATCGGGAGCTTTATTTACCGATCTTTCTACTTTTGACAATGTGGCGTTCCCCATTCGTGAACATACTGAGCTTCCAGAGGAGTTGATTCGTAAACTGGTACTGATGAAACTGGAGGCGGTCGGGCTTCGCGGTGCAGCACATTTAATGCCATCAGAGTTATCTGGTGGGATGGCTCGTCGTGCCGCACTAGCTCGTGCGATTGCACTGGATCCCGATTTGATTATGTATGATGAGCCTTTTGCAGGGCAAGATCCTATTTGTATGGCTGTGATTGTCTCGTTAATTAAAAAACTAAATGAGGCGTTGAATCTCACCTCTATTGTTGTTTCTCATGATGTCAATGAAGTCTTAAGCATCGCAGACTATGCCTACATTGTGGCAGATAAACGTGTGATTGCTAAAGGCTCGCCCAACCAATTGCTGGCAAGCCAGGATCCTAAAGTTATACAATTTTTAACAGGGAAAGAGGATGGACCTGTCCGTTTTCATTATCCCGCAGAGGACTACACCAAGGAGCTCTTCCAATGA
- the dolP gene encoding division/outer membrane stress-associated lipid-binding lipoprotein, which yields MLTIVRKIGLTSLFGISLLGLQGCITTAVIGTAAVATKVATDPRSAGRQLDDETLEEKVAYQLNKDAQLQEEARINVVSYNGKVLLIGQAPNDAARETAKNIAAGVEGVNEIYNEVRTGGKIGFGQISKDSWITTQVKSKLLVNAEVKSTEVKVITENSEVFLMGNLSENQANAAAEIARHVSGVTKVVKVITYAK from the coding sequence ATGTTAACTATTGTTAGAAAAATCGGTTTGACCAGCCTATTTGGTATCTCACTACTCGGTTTACAAGGCTGTATTACGACAGCCGTGATTGGCACTGCGGCAGTTGCAACAAAAGTAGCAACAGATCCGCGTAGTGCGGGGCGTCAACTTGATGACGAAACCTTAGAAGAAAAAGTGGCATATCAACTGAATAAGGATGCTCAGCTACAAGAAGAAGCTCGCATTAATGTCGTTTCTTATAATGGTAAAGTGCTATTGATTGGGCAAGCGCCGAATGACGCAGCGAGAGAAACCGCAAAAAATATTGCCGCAGGTGTAGAAGGTGTGAATGAAATTTACAACGAAGTCCGTACTGGCGGAAAAATTGGGTTTGGACAAATCAGCAAAGATAGTTGGATCACCACACAAGTGAAATCAAAATTGCTCGTCAATGCAGAAGTGAAAAGCACCGAAGTGAAGGTTATCACTGAAAATAGCGAAGTCTTTTTAATGGGTAATTTATCGGAAAACCAAGCAAATGCAGCGGCAGAGATTGCCCGCCATGTTAGTGGTGTGACTAAGGTTGTGAAAGTGATCACTTACGCAAAATAA
- a CDS encoding D-sedoheptulose-7-phosphate isomerase, translating into MLQKIQDRFAESIQTQIAAADLLPNVLQSAAQKLTACLLNGNKVIVCGHGRSYANAQLLVSNLLHRYDLSRPSLAAQLLHFDGMFASYLAQENDLDEIYKKQLQVIAKAGDIFVAFSPTGNETAILNAIHTANNEDLTIIAFTSSRNDHTQGLLAEDDCEISMPSLNEMRIIEGHQFCINVLCELIDNLLFNHSPPIRSTLC; encoded by the coding sequence ATGTTACAAAAAATTCAAGACCGTTTCGCAGAGAGTATTCAAACACAAATTGCAGCCGCAGATCTCTTACCAAATGTATTGCAAAGTGCCGCACAGAAACTAACCGCTTGTTTGCTTAATGGTAATAAAGTAATCGTGTGTGGACATGGGCGATCTTACGCAAATGCCCAGCTACTGGTGAGTAATTTACTTCATCGTTATGATCTATCTCGCCCGAGCCTTGCCGCCCAGTTACTTCATTTTGATGGAATGTTTGCAAGCTATTTAGCACAAGAAAATGATTTAGACGAAATCTACAAAAAACAGTTACAAGTGATTGCCAAAGCGGGCGACATTTTTGTTGCGTTTTCGCCAACAGGAAATGAAACGGCTATATTGAATGCAATTCATACGGCAAATAATGAAGATTTAACCATTATTGCTTTTACCAGCAGCCGCAACGATCATACACAAGGCTTATTGGCAGAAGATGATTGTGAAATTTCAATGCCTTCACTCAATGAAATGCGAATTATTGAAGGGCATCAATTTTGTATCAACGTATTGTGCGAGTTGATTGATAATTTACTTTTTAACCACAGCCCACCCATAAGGAGTACGCTATGTTAA
- a CDS encoding YraN family protein produces MVLSFRLTDKNKRAKGAVYEQKARVFLEKQGLKFIAQNQTFKCGELDLIMQQRNTLVFVEVRHRKNADFGSAVESINFQKQQKWQRAANAWLTLRNQSLETADCRFDVVAFEGNDDAVWIQNFLG; encoded by the coding sequence ATGGTTCTATCGTTCCGGCTAACTGATAAAAATAAAAGGGCCAAAGGGGCCGTTTATGAGCAAAAAGCCCGCGTTTTTCTTGAAAAACAAGGGCTAAAATTTATTGCTCAAAACCAAACGTTCAAATGTGGCGAATTGGACTTAATTATGCAACAGCGAAATACGTTGGTGTTTGTTGAAGTTCGCCACCGCAAAAATGCTGACTTTGGATCAGCCGTCGAAAGCATCAATTTTCAGAAGCAACAAAAATGGCAGAGAGCTGCTAATGCGTGGCTCACATTACGCAATCAAAGTTTGGAAACGGCTGATTGTCGTTTTGATGTGGTTGCTTTTGAAGGAAATGATGATGCTGTCTGGATTCAAAATTTTTTAGGATAA
- a CDS encoding penicillin-binding protein activator — MPTILVQTHRFSQKMKRVLVPTTLALFLSACTGTSFFGNEVTESLKNDAYASSEFYINKAEQSSKETQQSYRLLAIRKLIEENKIVEAQNTIEQLKPAEFNNAQRLEFQLLSAQLAVLQNNSQQAVTLLRQLATSSLSRSQQQRVYQIHAQLAEKQNDILETVRVRSLLDAYLTDNIRRQENNDKIWEILRNANRGMLEKANAGAGEIGVAGWLALVNTYNQNVINPMELPFAIENWKKQYPNHSAARILPTELQSVTNFQQTQLNSVALLLPLTGNTKILGEIIKKGFNDAKGGDSTPVQIYDTEIQSITEIVDQAKMRGAQTIIGPLIKSRVDELIVNPNIRDVNVLALNATPSAKAISKVCYYGLSPEAEARSAAERLNRDGVMNAIVVAPQDDFGQRSADAFAKRWRQLTARDVDVRYYHQPLDSVTALENSGLIQSSGLYLLGTAQQIREIKQGLDNSSLAGKYPLYTSSRSNSPNNGPDFRLTMEGVKFSEIPLLADTGSELYKKAENLAESDFSMMRLYAMGSDSWSIANKFNEFRQIPGYKVSGLTGVLSSGTNCNIEREMTWLQYQNGSIVPAN, encoded by the coding sequence ATGCCTACTATTCTAGTACAAACTCACCGTTTTAGCCAAAAAATGAAGCGAGTTTTAGTTCCAACCACATTGGCATTATTTTTATCTGCTTGTACAGGCACGAGCTTCTTTGGTAACGAAGTCACGGAATCGTTAAAAAATGATGCCTATGCCAGTTCAGAATTTTATATTAATAAAGCGGAGCAAAGTAGCAAAGAAACGCAACAAAGTTACCGTTTGTTAGCTATTCGCAAATTGATTGAAGAAAACAAAATTGTTGAAGCCCAAAATACGATAGAGCAACTAAAACCTGCCGAATTTAATAATGCTCAACGTTTAGAATTCCAATTACTCTCTGCACAACTTGCTGTGTTGCAAAATAACAGCCAACAAGCGGTCACTTTATTAAGACAACTTGCAACCTCATCGCTAAGCCGTTCACAGCAGCAACGAGTCTATCAAATTCATGCTCAGCTTGCCGAAAAACAAAATGATATTCTTGAAACGGTAAGAGTGCGTTCATTACTTGATGCTTACTTGACTGATAACATTCGCCGTCAAGAGAATAATGATAAAATCTGGGAAATTCTGCGTAATGCGAATCGAGGCATGTTGGAAAAAGCCAATGCGGGAGCGGGCGAAATTGGTGTTGCGGGTTGGTTAGCATTGGTTAATACCTATAACCAAAATGTGATTAATCCAATGGAGCTTCCTTTTGCGATTGAAAATTGGAAAAAACAGTATCCAAATCATAGTGCTGCACGTATTTTACCCACGGAATTACAAAGCGTAACAAACTTCCAGCAAACTCAGCTAAACAGTGTCGCATTACTTCTGCCATTAACGGGCAATACTAAAATTTTAGGTGAAATCATTAAAAAAGGTTTCAATGATGCCAAAGGTGGCGATAGCACACCGGTTCAAATTTATGATACCGAAATTCAGTCTATAACAGAAATTGTTGATCAAGCAAAAATGCGTGGTGCTCAAACGATTATTGGTCCATTAATTAAAAGCCGTGTTGATGAACTGATCGTGAATCCAAATATTCGTGATGTAAATGTGCTTGCCTTAAATGCAACACCAAGTGCTAAAGCAATCAGCAAAGTATGCTATTACGGCTTATCTCCAGAGGCAGAAGCCCGTTCTGCAGCAGAGCGTTTAAACCGAGATGGCGTGATGAATGCGATTGTGGTTGCTCCACAAGATGATTTTGGCCAGCGTTCTGCGGATGCGTTTGCTAAACGTTGGAGACAGCTAACAGCACGTGATGTAGACGTTCGTTATTACCATCAGCCATTAGACAGTGTAACAGCACTTGAAAACTCAGGGCTTATCCAAAGTAGTGGGCTTTATTTATTGGGGACCGCTCAACAAATTCGTGAGATTAAACAAGGGTTAGATAACTCTAGTCTTGCGGGTAAATACCCTCTTTATACATCGTCTCGTAGTAACTCACCCAATAATGGGCCGGATTTCCGTTTAACGATGGAAGGCGTGAAATTCAGTGAAATTCCATTACTTGCAGATACGGGGTCTGAGCTTTATAAAAAAGCGGAAAATCTTGCAGAGAGTGATTTCTCAATGATGCGATTATACGCAATGGGTTCAGATTCGTGGTCAATTGCTAATAAATTCAACGAGTTCCGACAAATTCCAGGTTATAAAGTGTCTGGCTTAACGGGGGTATTGAGTTCTGGCACAAACTGTAATATTGAACGTGAAATGACATGGTTACAATACCAAAATGGTTCTATCGTTCCGGCTAACTGA
- the rsmI gene encoding 16S rRNA (cytidine(1402)-2'-O)-methyltransferase — translation MKNGHQADQTGILYIVATPIGNLQDITQRALSTLESVDLIAAEDTRHSGILLSHYGIKKPFFALHDHNEQQRSAVLVEKLQQGQHIALISDAGTPLISDPGFHLVRECRQAGVKIVPIPGACAAITALCSSGIASDRFCFEGFLPAKSKGRCDKLSELVNESRTLIFYESTHRILDSLADMQQIFGADRYVVMARELTKTWETIYGAPLSELIEWLAQDSNRIKGEIVLVVEGKPQMANEEISLQAVRLLQNLANELPLKKAAAIVAETFGYKKNALYQYGLDNF, via the coding sequence ATGAAAAACGGACATCAAGCCGATCAAACTGGCATTTTATATATTGTTGCTACCCCAATTGGCAATCTACAAGATATTACTCAACGTGCGTTATCTACACTTGAATCGGTTGATTTAATCGCAGCCGAAGATACCCGCCACAGCGGCATTTTGCTTAGTCATTATGGCATCAAAAAGCCCTTTTTTGCCTTACATGATCATAACGAACAGCAACGCTCTGCCGTTTTAGTCGAAAAACTACAACAAGGGCAACACATTGCCTTAATTTCCGATGCTGGCACGCCGCTCATTAGCGACCCTGGTTTTCATTTAGTACGAGAATGCAGACAAGCTGGTGTTAAAATTGTTCCCATTCCTGGAGCTTGTGCAGCAATTACTGCATTATGCAGTTCGGGCATTGCTTCTGACCGTTTCTGCTTTGAAGGCTTTTTACCCGCCAAAAGCAAAGGGCGTTGCGATAAACTCAGCGAACTTGTTAATGAATCTCGTACGCTGATTTTCTATGAGTCCACCCATCGAATTTTAGATAGCCTTGCTGATATGCAACAGATTTTCGGGGCTGATCGTTATGTCGTGATGGCAAGAGAACTTACCAAAACATGGGAAACTATTTACGGTGCGCCATTGAGTGAGCTAATTGAATGGCTAGCACAAGACAGCAATCGGATCAAAGGTGAAATCGTATTAGTCGTAGAAGGCAAACCACAAATGGCAAACGAAGAAATTTCATTACAAGCGGTCAGATTATTGCAAAATTTAGCAAATGAACTACCACTGAAAAAAGCCGCTGCGATTGTTGCAGAGACTTTTGGATATAAGAAAAATGCCTTGTATCAATATGGTTTAGACAATTTTTAA
- a CDS encoding monovalent cation:proton antiporter-2 (CPA2) family protein: MAAEGASHLVSVVTLLGAAVIAVPIFKKLGLGSILGYLAAGLIIGPFGFGFFNDPEGIIHLAELGVVMFLFIIGLEMKPSHIWGLRNHIFCLGSAQIFSAIAGLTGVGILFGFSWQVSFISAAGFVLTSTAIVMKELSERGDIASPSGQQIVSILLFEDLLIVPLLALVTFLSPNHNDSGSLWQSIGIAGLSIAALVAAGLWLLNPLFKILAKTKTREVMTAAALLVVLGSALLMEMGGLSMAMGAFVAGVLLSESSFRHQLEADIEPFRGLLLGLFFLGVGMSLNLSVVFENWALIISGVLAFMLVKGFAIYLVARITKKGNAKSLDRAILMAQGGEFAFVLYSAAASQNVIDAQTQANMTAIVVLSMVLTPLFIILHKRFVVPHLDHSTIEPEADHIDTIHPTIIIGLGRYGQIVNHLLMMTGCHPTVIDKDATIIAGMKKRGIKCYYGDASRPEILHAAGVESAELLVVAVDNKHQATHIVELARKMNPNIKIIARAYDRLHVFDLYQAGADIQVRETFDSALRTGKKVLLAMGMDKEIVDEIGEAYFYRDRHSVKLMAEVYDPKIERFKNEEMLKLALENDQETMLEIQQIMQKEH, from the coding sequence ATGGCAGCAGAAGGTGCAAGCCACTTAGTCAGCGTAGTGACATTACTCGGAGCAGCAGTTATTGCTGTCCCCATTTTTAAAAAATTAGGGTTGGGATCTATTCTCGGCTATCTTGCCGCTGGGTTAATTATTGGTCCCTTTGGATTCGGTTTTTTTAACGACCCCGAAGGCATTATTCATTTAGCTGAACTTGGTGTGGTGATGTTCCTATTTATTATCGGATTAGAAATGAAACCATCACACATTTGGGGGCTGCGTAATCATATTTTCTGTTTAGGCTCTGCTCAAATTTTCAGTGCCATCGCAGGTTTGACTGGCGTGGGGATTTTATTCGGTTTCTCTTGGCAAGTTTCTTTTATCTCTGCGGCGGGCTTTGTCCTTACTTCAACGGCGATAGTAATGAAAGAGCTGAGCGAACGTGGTGATATTGCGTCACCAAGCGGACAACAAATTGTATCAATCTTACTATTTGAAGATTTATTGATCGTACCATTACTCGCACTTGTGACTTTTCTCTCCCCAAACCACAATGACTCTGGTTCACTTTGGCAATCTATTGGAATTGCAGGATTATCAATTGCCGCTTTAGTTGCGGCGGGTTTATGGTTGCTCAATCCATTATTTAAGATCTTGGCAAAAACCAAAACTCGTGAAGTGATGACAGCTGCCGCGTTACTTGTTGTTCTCGGCTCAGCCCTATTGATGGAAATGGGAGGGCTGTCAATGGCAATGGGGGCATTCGTTGCGGGCGTGTTGCTGTCAGAATCTAGCTTCCGTCATCAATTAGAAGCAGATATTGAGCCGTTTCGTGGCTTGTTGCTAGGCTTGTTCTTCTTAGGCGTGGGAATGTCACTGAATCTCTCCGTTGTCTTTGAAAACTGGGCTCTGATTATTTCTGGTGTACTTGCTTTTATGTTAGTAAAAGGGTTCGCCATCTATTTGGTTGCTCGAATCACTAAAAAAGGCAATGCGAAATCATTAGACCGAGCAATTTTGATGGCTCAAGGCGGCGAATTTGCCTTTGTACTCTATTCTGCAGCAGCTTCGCAAAATGTAATCGATGCCCAAACTCAAGCCAATATGACAGCAATTGTGGTGCTCTCGATGGTACTTACCCCATTGTTTATTATTTTGCATAAACGCTTTGTCGTACCACACTTAGATCATTCGACTATCGAACCTGAAGCCGATCATATTGATACTATTCACCCAACGATTATTATTGGTTTAGGTCGATATGGGCAGATTGTAAATCACTTATTGATGATGACAGGTTGCCACCCAACTGTGATCGATAAAGATGCCACAATAATTGCCGGAATGAAAAAGCGGGGAATTAAATGCTATTATGGCGATGCCTCTCGCCCTGAAATCTTACACGCCGCTGGGGTGGAAAGTGCCGAATTATTGGTGGTTGCGGTAGATAATAAACATCAAGCAACACACATTGTTGAATTAGCACGAAAAATGAACCCGAATATCAAAATTATTGCTCGAGCCTACGACCGCTTACACGTGTTCGATCTCTACCAAGCTGGTGCAGATATTCAGGTTCGTGAAACCTTTGACTCCGCATTACGTACCGGCAAAAAAGTCTTACTCGCAATGGGAATGGATAAAGAAATAGTGGATGAAATTGGAGAGGCTTATTTCTACCGTGATCGCCATAGCGTAAAACTGATGGCAGAAGTGTATGATCCAAAAATTGAACGATTCAAAAATGAAGAAATGCTCAAACTGGCATTAGAAAATGATCAAGAAACGATGCTTGAAATTCAGCAAATCATGCAAAAAGAACACTGA
- a CDS encoding Dps family protein gives MTNSIGLNVAASEKLAHELNNLLASYQVFYTNVRGYHWNIKGVSFFELHAKFEEIYDDLVVKVDEIAERILTLGHVPANGYSQYLKTSAIEEHIGVSNAQECLNGTVSGLKALLQQQRQILALAGEVDDEGTASQMSDYIKEQEKLVWMFTAAATCGVCQA, from the coding sequence ATGACTAACTCAATCGGCTTAAATGTAGCTGCCTCAGAGAAATTGGCTCATGAACTCAACAACCTACTTGCTAGCTACCAAGTTTTCTATACCAACGTGCGTGGCTACCACTGGAATATTAAAGGTGTGAGCTTTTTTGAATTACACGCTAAATTTGAAGAAATTTACGACGACTTAGTGGTGAAAGTAGATGAAATTGCAGAACGTATTTTAACTTTAGGTCACGTTCCAGCAAACGGTTACAGCCAATACTTAAAAACCTCTGCAATCGAAGAACATATTGGCGTGAGCAATGCTCAAGAATGCTTAAATGGTACAGTAAGTGGCTTAAAAGCGTTATTACAACAACAACGCCAAATTTTGGCCCTTGCAGGTGAAGTTGATGATGAAGGAACGGCTTCACAAATGAGCGACTACATCAAAGAGCAAGAAAAATTAGTGTGGATGTTTACTGCAGCCGCAACTTGTGGTGTTTGCCAAGCCTAA